In Microtus ochrogaster isolate Prairie Vole_2 unplaced genomic scaffold, MicOch1.0 UNK74, whole genome shotgun sequence, the following proteins share a genomic window:
- the Apoc2 gene encoding apolipoprotein C-II produces the protein MGSRFLLALFLILLVLGCEVQAAQQLQQDDPGSSALLDKVQESISSYWDTAKAAAQDLYQKTYLTSVDEKLRDMYSKSSAAMTTYASIFTDQILTLLKGE, from the exons ATGGGCTCTCGGTTCCTCCTGgctctcttcctcatcctcctggtGTTGGGATGTG AGGTCCAAGCGGCCCAGCAGCTGCAGCAAGATGATCCAGGCAGTTCAGCTCTGCTGGACAAGGTGCAGGAGTCCATCTCCAGTTACTGGGACACGGCTAAGGCGGCTGCCCAAGACCTATACCAGAAAACATACCTGACCAGTGTGGATGAGAAACTCAG GGATATGTACAGCAAAAGCTCGGCGGCCATGACCACTTACGCCAGCATTTTTACGGATCAGATCCTTACTCTCCTAAAGGGCGAGTAA
- the Apoc4 gene encoding apolipoprotein C-IV, with amino-acid sequence MSLLGCRLQALSSLCLSVLLMASLVASVTTESLLPTPSPEISRWSLVRARVMDLVEPLVTRTRDRWQWFWGPGAVQGFVQTYYEDHLKDLGPRTQAWLQSSRDQLLNKTRSLCPQLLCRDWTQG; translated from the exons ATGTCCCTCCTGGGATGCAGGCTGCAGGCCCTGTCCTCACTTTGCCTCTCGGTGCTGCTCATGGCCAGCCTTGTAG CATCAGTGACCACAGAAAGCCTGCTCCCCACGCCTAGCCCTGAGATCAGCCGCTGGAGCCTGGTGAGGGCCAGGGTGATGGATCTGGTGGAGCCGCTGGTGACCAGGACTAGGGACAGATGGCAGTGGTTCTG GGGCCCTGGGGCtgtccagggctttgtgcagacCTACTATGAAGACCATTTGAAAGACCTGGGTCCTCGCACTCAGGCCTGGCTGCAAAGCTCCAGAGACCAGCTCCTGAACAAGACCCGCAGCCTGTGTCCCCAGCTGCTCTGCAGGGACTGGACTCAGGGTTAA